A genomic region of Solanum dulcamara chromosome 2, daSolDulc1.2, whole genome shotgun sequence contains the following coding sequences:
- the LOC129875342 gene encoding MLP-like protein 423: protein MASNLGKIDVEVEVKTPADKFWNGIRDSTNLFPKASPHEYKSIEVVEGDGKSVGSVRLIKYSEGSPLVTFSKEKIESIDEGNKTLVYAVIDGETLKYYKSFKGSLTVTPKGNGSLVKWCCEFEKASDEIPEPQIIKDFAVKNFKDLDAYLIGA from the exons atggcaTCCAACTTAGGAAAGATTGATGTTGAAGTTGAGGTGAAAACTCCAGCAGACAAATTTTGGAATGGCATTAGGGACTCCACAAATCTGTTCCCTAAGGCTTCTCCTCATGAATACAAAAGCATTGAAGTTGTTGAAGGTGATGGCAAGTCTGTTGGTTCTGTTCGATTGATCAAGTATTCTGAAG GGTCTCCATTGGTCACATTCTCAAAAGAGAAAATAGAGTCAATTGATGAGGGAAACAAAACATTGGTTTACGCTGTTATTGATGGTGAAACATTGAAATACTACAAGAGTTTCAAAGGCAGCCTAACTGTAACTCCAAAGGGAAATGGAAGTTTGGTTAAGTGGTGTTGTGAATTTGAAAAGGCAAGTGATGAAATTCCTGAGCCACAAATCATTAAAGATTTTGCTGTCAAGAATTTCAAGGATCTTGATGCTTATCTTATTGGGGCATAA
- the LOC129880312 gene encoding WAT1-related protein At1g70260-like → MAIVQDILPCIFMVLIEMCTIFLTIMASTSMSRLGMSSYVFVVYTNALSSIILLPCSYFYHRRDKIQVSLFTFPILIRVFLLGLVGVTIAQNLAFAGLSYSSPIVACGMANMVPALTFILAIFLRKIRIDVKSQGSQARMIGTLISILGGMSMTYYKGGVVKQYSPSFLLLANPHLLVFTSTHENWVLGCFLFATASLALCIWNIIQAGTIRKYPHVMKIVFLYTLFGTIQSAIFALVMEKDLNAWRLEFNMELLVIVLTAIFGSLIRSSVQMWCMRLKGRSFPLFFKPVGIPTASACGCLLFADTFHYGSMLSAIICGMGYYTTLWGQLKEDNQTSKNIKGSILPTTSDVKVPLLQEREEDEDEDEEEGDSKV, encoded by the exons ATGGCTATAGTACAAGATATTTTGCCATGCATATTCATGGTGCTAATAGAAATGTGCACAATTTTCTTGACTATAATGGCAAGCACATCCATGTCAAGATTAGGGATGAGCTCTTATGTCTTTGTGGTTTATACAAATGCTCTTAGCTCAATTATTCTTCTTCCTTGTTCATATTTCTATCATAGAAGAGACAA GATACAAGTGTCATTGTTCACTTTCCCAATACTTATCCGTGTATTTCTCCTTGGTTTAGTAGG GGTTACAATAGCTCAGAACCTTGCATTTGCTGGACTAAGTTACAGTTCACCAATTGTAGCATGTGGCATGGCCAACATGGTCCCAGCTTTAACTTTTATTCTTGCTATATTTCTCAG GAAAATAAGAATTGATGTGAAAAGCCAAGGAAGCCAAGCAAGAATGATTGGAACCCTAATATCAATACTTGGTGGTATGTCAATGACTTACTACAAAGGTGGAGTAGTGAAGCAATATTCCCCATCTTTCCTTCTCCTAGCCAACCCACACCTCCTTGTTTTCACTTCAACACATGAGAATTGGGTTCTTGGGTGCTTTTTATTTGCAACAGCTTCATTAGCTCTTTGTATATGGAATATTATTCAG gCTGGAACTATTAGAAAGTACCCTCATGTGATGAAAATAGTGTTTCTTTATACTTTATTTGGGACGATACAATCAGCAATATTTGCTTTGGTGATGGAAAAAGATCTAAATGCTTGGAGACTCGAGTTTAACATGGAGCTTCTTGTTATTGTTTTAACC GCAATTTTTGGCAGTTTAATACGTAGCAGTGTTCAAATGTGGTGCATGCGCTTGAAAGGACGTTCTTTTCCTCTATTTTTCAAGCCAGTGGGAATTCCAACAGCTAGTGCTTGTGGCTGTTTACTTTTTGCTGATACTTTCCACTATGGAAG CATGTTGAGTGCAATTATATGTGGAATGGGTTATTACACTACACTATGGGGACAACTCAAAGAAGATAATCAAACAAGTAAGAACATTAAGGGTAGCATATTACCAACTACTTCGGATGTGAAAGTTCCACTTTTgcaagaaagagaagaagacgAAGACGAAGACGAAGAAGAAGGAGATTCAAAAGTCTAA